CTGTAGCTGTCAAGTACCTCAAAATATACATTCTAGAAGTAATCCTTAGCTTTGGAAAATGCATGACTATCAGCGGACCTGTCATTAAAGTTGAGTTGGAGTGTTCACTGTGTCATCGGTTGGTTTGGGGCACCTACTGCTGAGACAAAACCTACATTCAGCACCACACTTGTATAGAACGAGTAAAAGACGGCATCACTGCAATTGGAAATCAGGTGGCTTAACAATAAAAGCCTTCTGTCTTTTTCACAGCAGATAGCGACAGCTTCAGGCTTTGGATGGCTGTATTAGCTTCCTCCATTGGTCCCATTACATCCATTACCAGCcacaatgtgaaataaaaagaaaacttctttttttgcttcaaGAAACTGTTGCTTTTACTGCCAATGTTGCTATGTGAGTTTTTCTTAGAAATCCCTCAAAGTGcctaaagaaataaatgaattaaaggaCTTAAATacattactaaataaaatgagatatttaataataaaatctatctatctatctatccatccatacCATATCCTATATGTaaaggtgtacacacacacacacacacacacacacacacacaccagcatgttCACCAGCAGAGGTCGTACTTGACTTAGAATAATTGGTCCCTCTACAGCCAATCATAATTTGGTTGAGccaattaacaacaggtgcagagcacacccaaacacaccatAACCATGCCTCTGCCTTCTCATCTAGCTGCTATAAATAGTCTAAGGTTGGTTTGAAAGGTATTCTTGTGGGTCTTTTATACATGCATAAAAAATGTTACTGAAAGCTGTGTTACTCTTAGTGGTGCTGAATTATATGGTGAGTCCTCATCCTTTTATGACTGATAATGCTGCATCAGATGACACATGGCTTGAACTGGAGGAACTGTTGCCACATTACAAGAAAAATGTTCCAACAGACCCAAGTCTTAATACTCCATGTCCACCTTTGAAATTGCCACAATTTCAGCAAATCCGCTCTTCGGATGTCCATAAGCTCATTTTTAAACCTGCAAGAAACCGCAGACCAGTACCTGCTTTGATGAGGTCTATATTGCTGCCATCACTGCTTCCTGCAATAGAGTCTCCCCTGCCTTCTAAACCAAGAAATGTAGAGCTTTTGTGCCACATTGACCGGATTTATGTGAGGGTTTTGAAGAGTATCTTTATCAGTCCAGATGCTGGGAAATATCTCAAAGTGGGAACATGTCCTGTGAATAAAGTCACACCTGAGCATTACTACTTCCTATATTCCATCAACAGCTGCAATGCACAACGTCATGTATGTATTTCTAATTGGCCAAGTTTTCTTCCTATGCTGTGCCCGAAGTAGACTTGAGTGATTATCTATTTGTTGTAGTTAAATTCCTCTTACTTTCTTTGTCTTTACAGGAAAATGAAAACCGTGTCTTGTATTCAAACACACTGTCCTATGAGCCTGTGACCAGTGAACCAATTATTCGTGAGCTAGCATTTTCTGTGCCACTGGAGTGTCATTACAACAAGTTAGAACTTTTCTCTCTCATCATGTTACAATTGAATGTGCTGCTTCTAGTAAGGCTAAATGTTAATGCTTGCTTTATAGGCATTTCCGCTCGTACAGTGTTGGCTACCATCCTCAAGTCGAAGCAGGGACTGTTTTCTTGAGCTTACAAGGTGGAGTCTCCCTCACACCTGTAGATGGTAAGCACTCTCAACCTTCCCTACATGTAAAGCCAGCTCTCATAAGCCTAGTAATAAAGTACTTGAGTGTTGGACTGTGTGTATTCTTTTGGGTTCAACTTGATGGCAACTTGATTCTATGTGCTTTTCAGTGGTTCCATCTTGACCCTACCAGTATAGCCAAAAttgaacttttggcagttttcCCCTAAATTGGGTGCCTTTAACATACCTTTAATGAAGCTGTTTTCGGTGCAATAATGTGCCTCTGAACACAATCATTATCCCATATCAGTAAGATGACTATCCATTTTTGAAGATATTTCAGATGACTGGATTGGATGTCATCTTTGTCTTGTGCTTTGACATGCAGGTGGTGTTGTGTTGTCCATTTATGGTTAAGTGTGTTATCTTGATATTCACCACTAAAACTAAGAAAGGTGTGCCCTTCACTTTGTGCTACCTTGGCACCTTGCTATTTTTTCGACAGAGAATTGGGAACCTCTTGGTGAGTTGCCAAGTCCTACAATTGGCCAGCCCATGTACTTCGAGGCCAAGGCTCCCCATACTTATGATGGAAAGAGGCTTTACTTGAGCAAGTGCTATGTCACTTCTTCTCAGAGCCCTGATGCTACACGAAAATACATTGTGATGGACAACTTTGGGTAAGGAATCTGCTAATGCTAGCCTCTGTTTTCACTTGCAGTTGTTCCATATGTATTTGCAGCTTTAAATAATCCTTTTGTGCAGATGCATGGTGGATAGTAAGAACAATCCTCAAAGCAAGTTCTACCCTAGCGATGATAGAACCACATTAAGGTTCTCTGTGGGAGCCCTTATATTTAAGGACATGGTCTCCCAGCCTGCAAACGAGACGGTAAATGTGTAATGGCATGTAATTTgactaatctaatctaatatccTGGTATGgaatttgaaatttttttgctttgctgGCATTAAAGCAGATTTGTCTTTGTACATGCTAAGAACAGTACTTTTATACTAATACAGCTTAAAATTTGCCATGGTTCTTGTTAACTTCCTGCCCCCATGAAATGTTCCCTTTCCTAGGAAATGTTCGTTCATTGTGAAATGTCTCTGGGACCAGAAATACCAACTTCAAGCACAAAATCTTGTTCTTATAACGCAGATACACAAGGGTGAGGTTCATGATGTTGCACAACTTTAGCAAAAGTCTCTTCTAattgtacagaaatataaatttatCTTGCTTTAGGTGGTTGGAGTTGTATGGAAATGACTCTGTCTGTGCTTGCTGTGATGCTTCGTGTCCTGCTCCAGAGCCCTCAGGTCAGTTGTTGCTATAAATTTGTACTTCCCCATTTCAGGGGAGGAAGTAGTAGTGGTCATGTGATCACTAGAAACTTGGTATCAATTGAAAGTTTTAGTGAAGCAATTCTTACTGTTACTCCACTGTTTGTTACAATAGaagtaattttaatattttgatgtAGTGAGTATGAAGATCACCAGCAACTCCTGGAAAGTTGAGAAGAGCCAGATTGACCAACCTGCACCAAAATCCCTTGAACTAGGGGAAGAAGCCCTGGATCATGGAGGGTTTGAGATGTTTTGGGACGCCTTTGATGAGGAAGTGATTCGTTAATGCATGATTAATCTTTATACTTGGGTTTTTGCTACATGTTACATAATAAAGCCTGACTGTTGGAAAAAGTGTTCTTCAGTATTAAAAGAACTGAAAGGGTGGGGAGGGGTGGAATTACTgttctttaatttgtttaaagaaACATACAGCTATACAGTACTTTGGTGAAAAGAATACTTAATTGGTCAGAACTTTAACAAGCACATAACCTCAGACATGCACATGGATTAATGtagctttataaatattttcctttaaattggAAACAAGGGTTGCTTGGATTGGTACAGACatttgagaatttttttaatgcttatttcCTCTGTAATTTTGAGCTCCTTATTGAGCCATACTCCTGCGTAAATAAAGGAGCATTTTTCACTAATTCCTGAAAATGGTGGATAGTTTTCAAGTAACATTCTTCATCCAAAGCCATTGGCAGGAAGATATTGGTTAGCTTTGCCATTTGAAATTCTTTAGGAAGCCCAATGTCCTTAGGAACAAGAGAATTCCCAACTAAAGCATGGTGGAATTCCTTTGCTTGAAGTCTCTGCTCAAGAAATGTTAGCATATCAGTCAGTCTGCCAGTTAGCTGCTCACGGTTCCATTCTGTGGGCTTGTACATCAACAGATGTAGCAATGTGGACTTGAGGTGATGACTTGTAAGCCCACATTTCCCTGTTAGACTGTTCTGCTGTTTGTGTAGAAAAGAGAGGATTTGGAGACACTCAATATGGCATGAATTGTTTGGAAGAGTTTTGTTGAAGTATTGGAGGAGGGCATTTTCATAACTAGCAAAGGAAATGGGCCAGTGAATGTCTGAGATGTTTTGATTAGTGGGAAGATAAGAGACTAAGTATACTTTTGAAGCTTTGACCTGGACCACAGGTGTAATATTGAACAGAACAATTTGCCCTGATCTGAATCGAACTCTCAAAGCCCCAGGAGCCACCTGGCTGCGAAATCCTAGCTCAAATTCATACTTGTGACTGATTTCTCTCCATGCATTTACAATCATTGTCCTGAACCATCTCGCTACTTGTTTTTTAGAAAGATATGGTGTATTTTCATGGCAGAGTGGACCTCCAATAGCATTCATTATACCTTTGCTTGTCTCACTATGGGGATGAAGAAGACATAACACATCCTCATCATCAGGGTTCCCATCCATGCAAGGGCAACCATTTGAAGTATTTTCAGCCTTCACCATTTTGATCTTGCCAAAACCCAACAATGAAACATCTTTCTCCTTCCAAAGTTCAACATCAAATCCGTGTGACCTTGGTGCAGTTATGGGTACATACAAGTCACACACCATTGTCTTGCCTGTAGCCCAAAGCTCATATAAGCTCCCGACTCCAATAAAGTCCCCAATCTGCATGTCAGTTTCTTCATTGCTAGCTTCCCTTGCAGCTTCCAAAAGTTCATCCACAAAACCCTCCACAAACTCGCATACTCGGCCACATGTGCTAGGAGGGATTCGGACACTCTGGTCATAAAAGCGACTCAATACTTGGTGATCaggaataaatatttttgataataTACCAGTAGATCTAGATGTAGTCTTGTCTTTGATGGGAATTATTGTTCTTGAGCTTTGTGAGCCTTTGCTAATGAATTTCCTGAGAAGGCGGATCAATGATATCAGGGAAAGACATTTCCATAAATACCAGCTGTAGGGGTTCTCTGTTGACTGTTGACTTGAGGCAGTGGGTTTTTCCTCAGTAAtctcttctgtgtttttcttaacTGGCATTTGTGGATCGTCTTCAGATGGCATTTGGTTGAACATTCCTCCATTTAAAGGTGATTTATCTTGAACTTCTTTTATTTGGTCTTCATTCAGTGTCTtcattttctgatcattttGTGGAACTTCCTTCTTGTGCTCTGACACGTCATCCTCTTGAACATTCTTAATTTCATTCTGGGAGGCTCTTACAATTTCTGGCTCTACCCTTTCTTCTGAGGGGAAATTTTCATCCACTATGACTCCATACTCTACTTTGCCATTTGCCAGCATGTGTTGAACATCTGAATCCTCCCCTTCCCCATTTGTCAATCTGCGATGACTTTGTGACACTTCCCGATTTGAATGTGGCAGCCCTGTGGTCACCTGGTGCACTTCCTGCTCTAGCTTTGCCGCCTCCTTCTGCAGCAAATATTCCCGCTCTTGCATTTCCATGATGACCTTTTCCTCCTGCTCCTGAAAGACAGTGTTGTCCTTTATGTACAGCAGGCTGACCACTACTACACACACTCGCAGAAGCATTTCCTCCATCCTGTAACCAAATAAGGAATTTATTCTTTCACATCCATTATGTCCTTActtaaaacaaaatcaaatggACTCAACATCTAGCATGAAATCATATGGGAATAAGGCCAAAATCACAGGATAGAAAAGTAATCCTGACTTACAATACAATTTTTACCAGTAAGTttattgtatagtgtagtagCCAAGTTACATCAGTAGAATGCAAACATATTTATGATGTATACTGTTCCTTTTATGTCTCATTTCATAATGGATTACTACATGAACTTCTGAGTAGCTCATTTAACCAGTAAGATCTTATAGTGCACCATTTCATAGTACTGCTCAACTTCCTGCTTTAAAGAGAATAggaggttctttttttttcttatgatgcattttcatcattttagtCAAATGCTGAAGTCAAATAGAAGAGTATATTCCAAACCACCTACCTGTATTTTTTGTGTCTACAGTCAAAAGTAATAGAACCTTTCAGCATCAATGTTTGAAAGTCGATTGCAGTTTACTGCAAGGCTCTAAACCACTGTGTCTCTTTGTACAGAGGATGTTGCCTATCACATTGAGCCAGACTTTGACAGTACACTTCCGCTCTGCCCATGTGTGACTCTTTCCTGTTTGAAATGTGTTACACTGTTCACAGACATTAGAGAGAATACACACAAGGTCATAGTGATGTGCTGTAGAGCAAAGGCCTAACTCAGTGACTGTTCTACTTGAgatacaaaatactgtatactgttgCAGCTAAAGTGACGTAATCATACGTTAGTGTATGAATTGTACAACCATGAGCACAAGTGTACAATGATGATAATTTAAGCAAAACACATTATTTGAagcaagaaaaataataatggtaaaaaaaaattgggaaattcaaattttgccaaaataatttatttttactattgtTGTGAGAGATTCATGTCAaattttgtctttgtgtttcaGTGATCACAGCTTCTTACAGAATGACATGGCACTGTAAAATTTGAATAGGGTGAGGCAGTGACTTTGGCTAGGACCACACTGCCTGTCTGTGGTTATGTTAAGCTATGTAAATGAGAGGACGTTTCTAGCAAAAAGACTATAGCACAAAAAACCCAATCATATGTCTAacaattatttgtattatattctgtatttataGTTAGCTTTCAATTAACTACTGAGAAGTTAGATAAATATGCTGTTTTTGATCACCTGAGTCTGCCAGATGTGTGAGTGATTACATCACAAGCTGACAGgtggagggacagagagagagagagagagtgtgtgtctgtgtgtggagggCGGAGCTGAAGTAAATAATGTCTTTTTTCCAGTCCTGAAGACTGCGTCAACTCTTCAGCTATTCCACGGAAGAATTTTATTTCTCACAAATTTGGAGTAATTGCACCCTGCTGAACACCAACTGAAAATTTTGTAAGTACATCACactctgtttgtatttttaaaagcattagaATTACCCAAACTTACTTTCTGTATAAATCTGTATATGTGATCATAAGGAATCAGTCTGTTAGTAGTGATTTAATTAGTGCTTGATCACAGTTTAATGTGCTTAACTTTTATCTCCTTTATAGATGCAACATGTATGACATGGCctttattaaaaattcaaagtattaaagtttaaatattaaaatttgatAAGTATTTTTGTCTCCTAGACAGATTTAGTTTTCAAGGAAACCACCTAACAAGCCAAAATGGATAAGTTTCGTATGATGTTCCAGTTTCTTCAGTCCAACCAAGAGACGTTTATGCATGGTGTTTGTGGCCTTATGGCACTG
This Pangasianodon hypophthalmus isolate fPanHyp1 chromosome 26, fPanHyp1.pri, whole genome shotgun sequence DNA region includes the following protein-coding sequences:
- the LOC113537765 gene encoding inositol 1,4,5-trisphosphate receptor-interacting protein, whose amino-acid sequence is MLKGSITFDCRHKKYRMEEMLLRVCVVVVSLLYIKDNTVFQEQEEKVIMEMQEREYLLQKEAAKLEQEVHQVTTGLPHSNREVSQSHRRLTNGEGEDSDVQHMLANGKVEYGVIVDENFPSEERVEPEIVRASQNEIKNVQEDDVSEHKKEVPQNDQKMKTLNEDQIKEVQDKSPLNGGMFNQMPSEDDPQMPVKKNTEEITEEKPTASSQQSTENPYSWYLWKCLSLISLIRLLRKFISKGSQSSRTIIPIKDKTTSRSTGILSKIFIPDHQVLSRFYDQSVRIPPSTCGRVCEFVEGFVDELLEAAREASNEETDMQIGDFIGVGSLYELWATGKTMVCDLYVPITAPRSHGFDVELWKEKDVSLLGFGKIKMVKAENTSNGCPCMDGNPDDEDVLCLLHPHSETSKGIMNAIGGPLCHENTPYLSKKQVARWFRTMIVNAWREISHKYEFELGFRSQVAPGALRVRFRSGQIVLFNITPVVQVKASKVYLVSYLPTNQNISDIHWPISFASYENALLQYFNKTLPNNSCHIECLQILSFLHKQQNSLTGKCGLTSHHLKSTLLHLLMYKPTEWNREQLTGRLTDMLTFLEQRLQAKEFHHALVGNSLVPKDIGLPKEFQMAKLTNIFLPMALDEECYLKTIHHFQELVKNAPLFTQEYGSIRSSKLQRK
- the LOC113537766 gene encoding zona pellucida sperm-binding protein 3; translated protein: MLLKAVLLLVVLNYMVSPHPFMTDNAASDDTWLELEELLPHYKKNVPTDPSLNTPCPPLKLPQFQQIRSSDVHKLIFKPARNRRPVPALMRSILLPSLLPAIESPLPSKPRNVELLCHIDRIYVRVLKSIFISPDAGKYLKVGTCPVNKVTPEHYYFLYSINSCNAQRHENENRVLYSNTLSYEPVTSEPIIRELAFSVPLECHYNKHFRSYSVGYHPQVEAGTVFLSLQGGVSLTPVDENWEPLGELPSPTIGQPMYFEAKAPHTYDGKRLYLSKCYVTSSQSPDATRKYIVMDNFGCMVDSKNNPQSKFYPSDDRTTLRFSVGALIFKDMVSQPANETEMFVHCEMSLGPEIPTSSTKSCSYNADTQGWLELYGNDSVCACCDASCPAPEPSVSMKITSNSWKVEKSQIDQPAPKSLELGEEALDHGGFEMFWDAFDEEVIR